Proteins from one Argopecten irradians isolate NY chromosome 15, Ai_NY, whole genome shotgun sequence genomic window:
- the LOC138309071 gene encoding probable WRKY transcription factor protein 1 isoform X2 gives MGTGGSKEKENKQTTTTTKTSPVRTSTTKNENDNRNSSLQKQKSVNEIQYPNNNRTQFDNNQTFQNNNIDKSSPSSQRNKRGDVDDVLNLDSEWTSKNTRKDVYPVSSDRGRREDDRNAYNRQINNTVTEEYPETYAQRNAREQYKRHDLLRQKTIYRDPKDWEPEEKKPPEEEQNEAGEFDVSKFRAANKTAPPQRRDIFDMTPDPYTSRHGYDDMHDPDSYYDQNRQTVPRQTPVYDKTEEDLMADIEKIF, from the exons ATGGGAACGGGTGGAAgtaaagaaaaggaaaataaacaaacaacaacgACAACAAAAACGTCACCAGTGAGAACGTCAAcgacaaaaaatgaaaacgatAATAGAAACTCATCGTTACAAAAACAGAAATCTGTGAACGAAATCCAATATCCAAATAATAATAGAACACAGTTTGATAATAATCagacatttcaaaataataatatagataAATCCTCTCCTTCGTCCCAGAGGAATAAAAGAGGTGATGTTGACGATGTTTTGAATCTAGATTCCGAATGGACGTCTAAAAACACAAGGAAGGATGTATACCCGGTGTCGTCAGATCGGGGTCGGCGGGAGGACGACCGAAATGCTTATAATAGACAGATAAACAATACAGTGACAGAAGAGTATCCGGAAACTTACGCTCAGCGAAATGCCAGGGAACAATATAAAAGGCACGACCTTCTTAGACAGAAGACGATATACAGGGATCCGAAAGATTGGGAACCAGAGGAGAAAAAG CCACCGGAGGAGGAGCAG aatgAGGCAGGGGAATTTGACGTTTCTAAATTTAGAGCAGCTAACAAGACGGCTCCG CCACAACGTAGAGATATATTTGACATGACCCCAG ATCCTTATACGTCACGGCACGGATATGACGACATGCATGACCCGGATTCATACTACGATCAAAATCGCCAAACCGTGCCAAG acAAACGCCAGTCTATGATAAAACAGAAGAAGACCTCATGGCAGATATTGAGAAAATCTTCTAA
- the LOC138309071 gene encoding probable WRKY transcription factor protein 1 isoform X1 — protein sequence MGTGGSKEKENKQTTTTTKTSPVRTSTTKNENDNRNSSLQKQKSVNEIQYPNNNRTQFDNNQTFQNNNIDKSSPSSQRNKRGDVDDVLNLDSEWTSKNTRKDVYPVSSDRGRREDDRNAYNRQINNTVTEEYPETYAQRNAREQYKRHDLLRQKTIYRDPKDWEPEEKKPPEEEQNAELTDLENEAGEFDVSKFRAANKTAPPQRRDIFDMTPDPYTSRHGYDDMHDPDSYYDQNRQTVPRQTPVYDKTEEDLMADIEKIF from the exons ATGGGAACGGGTGGAAgtaaagaaaaggaaaataaacaaacaacaacgACAACAAAAACGTCACCAGTGAGAACGTCAAcgacaaaaaatgaaaacgatAATAGAAACTCATCGTTACAAAAACAGAAATCTGTGAACGAAATCCAATATCCAAATAATAATAGAACACAGTTTGATAATAATCagacatttcaaaataataatatagataAATCCTCTCCTTCGTCCCAGAGGAATAAAAGAGGTGATGTTGACGATGTTTTGAATCTAGATTCCGAATGGACGTCTAAAAACACAAGGAAGGATGTATACCCGGTGTCGTCAGATCGGGGTCGGCGGGAGGACGACCGAAATGCTTATAATAGACAGATAAACAATACAGTGACAGAAGAGTATCCGGAAACTTACGCTCAGCGAAATGCCAGGGAACAATATAAAAGGCACGACCTTCTTAGACAGAAGACGATATACAGGGATCCGAAAGATTGGGAACCAGAGGAGAAAAAG CCACCGGAGGAGGAGCAG AATGCGGAACTCACAGACCTAGAG aatgAGGCAGGGGAATTTGACGTTTCTAAATTTAGAGCAGCTAACAAGACGGCTCCG CCACAACGTAGAGATATATTTGACATGACCCCAG ATCCTTATACGTCACGGCACGGATATGACGACATGCATGACCCGGATTCATACTACGATCAAAATCGCCAAACCGTGCCAAG acAAACGCCAGTCTATGATAAAACAGAAGAAGACCTCATGGCAGATATTGAGAAAATCTTCTAA
- the LOC138309071 gene encoding cGMP-specific 3',5'-cGMP phosphodiesterase 3-like isoform X3, producing the protein MGTGGSKEKENKQTTTTTKTSPVRTSTTKNENDNRNSSLQKQKSVNEIQYPNNNRTQFDNNQTFQNNNIDKSSPSSQRNKRGDVDDVLNLDSEWTSKNTRKDVYPVSSDRGRREDDRNAYNRQINNTVTEEYPETYAQRNAREQYKRHDLLRQKTIYRDPKDWEPEEKKNEAGEFDVSKFRAANKTAPPQRRDIFDMTPDPYTSRHGYDDMHDPDSYYDQNRQTVPRQTPVYDKTEEDLMADIEKIF; encoded by the exons ATGGGAACGGGTGGAAgtaaagaaaaggaaaataaacaaacaacaacgACAACAAAAACGTCACCAGTGAGAACGTCAAcgacaaaaaatgaaaacgatAATAGAAACTCATCGTTACAAAAACAGAAATCTGTGAACGAAATCCAATATCCAAATAATAATAGAACACAGTTTGATAATAATCagacatttcaaaataataatatagataAATCCTCTCCTTCGTCCCAGAGGAATAAAAGAGGTGATGTTGACGATGTTTTGAATCTAGATTCCGAATGGACGTCTAAAAACACAAGGAAGGATGTATACCCGGTGTCGTCAGATCGGGGTCGGCGGGAGGACGACCGAAATGCTTATAATAGACAGATAAACAATACAGTGACAGAAGAGTATCCGGAAACTTACGCTCAGCGAAATGCCAGGGAACAATATAAAAGGCACGACCTTCTTAGACAGAAGACGATATACAGGGATCCGAAAGATTGGGAACCAGAGGAGAAAAAG aatgAGGCAGGGGAATTTGACGTTTCTAAATTTAGAGCAGCTAACAAGACGGCTCCG CCACAACGTAGAGATATATTTGACATGACCCCAG ATCCTTATACGTCACGGCACGGATATGACGACATGCATGACCCGGATTCATACTACGATCAAAATCGCCAAACCGTGCCAAG acAAACGCCAGTCTATGATAAAACAGAAGAAGACCTCATGGCAGATATTGAGAAAATCTTCTAA
- the LOC138309072 gene encoding chromatin accessibility complex protein 1-like, whose product MADKDEKSSLPLSRIRTIMKSSPDVSSISHEALFLTGKATELFVQNLAQVSLDRSKDKKQLQYGDLSEVVNTNDVLQFLQDIIPRKIKAQEYLDMIEDDEEET is encoded by the exons ATGGCGGACAAAGACGAAAAAAGCTCATTGCCGCTTTCAAGAATCCGAACAATAATGAAAAGTTCGCCCGACGTTTCAAGCATCAGTCATGAAGCTTTGTTTCTCACCGGAAAAGCAACG GAGCTTTTTGTACAAAACCTTGCGCAGGTGTCTCTAGATCGAAGTAAAGATAAGAAACAGCTACAGTATGGAGACTTATCCGAAGTCGTCAAcaccaatgatgtattacaGTTTTTACAAG aTATCATTCCAAGGAAAATTAAAGCTCAGGAATACCTAGATATGATAGAAGACGATGAAGAGGAAACTTGA